The Candidatus Eisenbacteria bacterium genome includes the window CCATACCGGTCTGGATCGCGGGGCTGGGCTTCTTCCTGGTCTCGAAGCGCGGAAGACAGCTGCGCCACCTGGGCTGGATCTACGTGGCGCTGCTGGGGCTGATGCTGATCGGGCAGAAGAGCCGCCCCGATCGCATCGCCGAGGCCTACGTGGTGCTCTTTGCCGGTGGCGGCGCCATGCTGTCGGCGCTGTGGGAGCGCGCCGGTTATCGCTGGCTGCGCTGGGCGGTGCCGGCGACGCTGGTCCTCGGCGGCGTGGCGCTCGCCCCACTCGGCCTGCCCCTGCTGCCGCCACCGCAGGCGGCGCGGTACGCCGGAAGGCTCGGCATCGTCCCGCAGATCGAGAAGGGCGAGTCCAAGCGGACGGAGCTGCCCCAGTGGCTGGCCGACCGGCTCGGATGGGAGCGGCTCGCGGACGACGTGGAGGCGGTGGCGCGCGAAATCCGCCCCGAAGAACGGGCCCGGGCCATCATTCTCGCCCCCTCGTATGGTCAGGGGGGAGCGATCGAGCTGCTCGGCCGTGGCCGGGGGCTGCCTCCGGTCTACGCGGTGCAGAACAGCTACTCCCACTGGGGTCCGCCGCCGGACTCGGCCGACGTGGCGATCGTCCTCGGCCCGTTCTCGGCGGAAACCGTGCACCGGTTGTACGGCGAGGCCGTCGTGGCCCGCGTGCACGACTGCGAAGGGTGCATGCGCTGGCGCGATGAAGTGCCGATCTGGCTCGCCCGCAGTCCGAAGGTGGCGCTGCGCGACGCCTGGCCGAAGCTGAAATACTATGAGTGAAGAGCGGACGTGTCGCTCCCCGCGGCAACCGGATCGGAGAACTCCATGAATCTCTCGCGGCGAACCGCCCTGGGCGTCTCCCTGGGCGTGATCTTCCTGTACTGGGGCTACCAGATCGTCTGGCAGCACTCGGCTCCGGTCCTGCCCGCGCATTTTTCGGACCTGGTGCTGCGCATCGTGCGCGGCAAGCTCATCGTCTTCGCCGCCGTCATGCTGCTCCTCCGCCTGGAAGGGGAGAGGTTCGCCGCACTGGGGGTCACCCGCCACCAATGGCCGAAGCACTTCGGGGTGGGGCTGGCCATCGGCTTCGCGATGTTCCTCGGGTTGAACATCGCGCTCGATTCGGTGATGAGCTCGCTGCTTCCCCGGTCGCCCTCGGCCGGCCCGTCCATCCTCTCGTTCTTCAAGCAACCGGGGAATCTGCTCATCTGGCTGCCGATCGGGATCTTCGGAGGGGGCGTCGTCGAGGAGCTCCAGCGGATCTTCATCCTCACGCGCTTCGAGAAGTGGCTCGGGCGGCCGGGGCTCATCCTCGGTGTGGTGTTGAGTTCGGCGTTGTTCGGTTTCGGCCACCTCTACCAGGGCGTCGGGACCGCGATTTCGGCCGCGATCTCCGGGGCGGTGTTCGCGCTGGTGTACCTGCGGCGCCGCTCGGCCCTGGAGCCCATCGTCGCGCACGCGTTCAGCGACGTGCTCGCCATGCTGGGCGCGACGATGCTCGCCCGGTAAGCGGGTCGGCTCGCCGGAAGGCGGTCCCCGCCAGGCGGGACGCAACACGATGCCTGGCCCGTTGCGGAGCGTACAATCGATCTTGGCCGCGCTGGCCGCAGACAAGGGGAACATCCATGAATCGCGTCACGGGCATCGGAGGCGTGTTCATCAAGGCGAGGGACGCCGTCGCCTTGCGCGCCTGGTACCAGAAGCACCTCGGCATCGACGTGCAGAGTTGGGGCGGAGTCGCCTTCCGGTGGCATTCGGCGGAGCAGCCCAACCCGGACGGAATGACGGTCTGGAACGTGTTCCCCGCGGAATCGGAGTATTTTGCGCCGAGCACCGCGCCGTTCATGGTGAACTACCGGGTCGAGAACCTCCCGGCGCTCCTCCAGGCGCTGCGCGACGAAGGCTGCGACGTGGACGCCAAGACCGAGGATTCCGAGTATGGCAAGTTCGGCTGGGTGATGGATCCCGAGGGGAACCGGGTCGAGCTGTGGGAGCCGCCGGCGGGGGCGATGTAGGGCGGATGGCCCCTGCTCCAGCACGCATGTCGGGCTAGTTGTTCCTGGCTCCCTGCCAGATCCAGCTGGAGATCTTCGACAGCAAGCCCCAATTCACGCAGTGGGTGCTGTCGCTCCCGGTCTGCGCAGCTTCG containing:
- a CDS encoding VOC family protein, producing the protein MNRVTGIGGVFIKARDAVALRAWYQKHLGIDVQSWGGVAFRWHSAEQPNPDGMTVWNVFPAESEYFAPSTAPFMVNYRVENLPALLQALRDEGCDVDAKTEDSEYGKFGWVMDPEGNRVELWEPPAGAM
- a CDS encoding CPBP family intramembrane metalloprotease, which encodes MNLSRRTALGVSLGVIFLYWGYQIVWQHSAPVLPAHFSDLVLRIVRGKLIVFAAVMLLLRLEGERFAALGVTRHQWPKHFGVGLAIGFAMFLGLNIALDSVMSSLLPRSPSAGPSILSFFKQPGNLLIWLPIGIFGGGVVEELQRIFILTRFEKWLGRPGLILGVVLSSALFGFGHLYQGVGTAISAAISGAVFALVYLRRRSALEPIVAHAFSDVLAMLGATMLAR